The genomic window CCATATCTGGGTTGGCACTGATCCTGGAGCAAGTTGGTACGATGGTTCTAATCAAGCGGGAGTTCCCCGCCTGTGAAGGCGGGGGTGAGAGCCGATTCCTGCGAAGCAGGACAAGCTCCGCTTGAACCCGCAAGTACCACGCCTGTAAAGGCGTGGGTATCTATGTGGCACAAGTCATCTTGAGGGACGATAGTTGCCACAATTCGTCCACTGGTGGAAGGCAGAGGATGGGGTTATCCCAGCTTCTGTTCTTTACCCGCTGCCGTCCCTCCGTCCACCTTGAATCCTCATGGCCCCACTTAGCCATAAAACATTTTATGGTAAGGCTGCTGTGGCCCGAGGCGGGGAACGAGATTCACCGCAGAGGACGCAGAGAGCGCGGAGGGGAAAATAAACTACTTCTCTGTGTGCTCCGCGAGCTCTGCGGTTTTCCTTCCGTTCCGCCGAGCCTTTGGTGGAGCGCTACTATGCGGCATAGTGCGCTTCCAGGACACAGCACCGTAGTGGGGACATATTCAGAGCGTGAAGGACGGCAGCCTCAGTTGGCCTTGTAGGTTTGGCGAGCAGTGGCTTCAGTTATTTACCTCCACTGGAAAAGAGGAAGATCATCCGGATTTGATTTAATCGGACGATCCCTGTGACCAACCATTCAGCGAATCCCTAGAATTCAATTTCCCTTGGCTTCAGTTTCAGGGCCTCGGCAAGTTTGCGGCGGGTCTTGAAGTTCGGTTTGTGGTGTCTGTTCTCAATACTGACGATTGTTGAC from Dehalococcoidia bacterium includes these protein-coding regions:
- a CDS encoding helix-turn-helix transcriptional regulator, producing the protein MATLKELREENALSQADLAALAKVAKSTIVSIENRHHKPNFKTRRKLAEALKLKPREIEF